One Buteo buteo chromosome 4, bButBut1.hap1.1, whole genome shotgun sequence DNA segment encodes these proteins:
- the MEIG1 gene encoding meiosis expressed gene 1 protein homolog isoform X1, with translation MVTQEVPHISRHLEEAHSLDEFSISYKEVLNTSNMKKSEVSGVMAKADIKPKSIHHAKKWSDDVENLYRFQQAGYRDEFEYKQVKQVDMVECWPETGFVKKLQRRDNTFYYYDKQRECEDEEVHKVKVYVY, from the exons ATGGTGACTCAGGAAGTGCCACACATATCTAGACATCTTGAAGAAGCACATTCATTAGATGAATTCAGTATATCCTATAAAGAAGTACTTAACACTAGTAACAT gaaaaagtcTGAAGTTTCTGGAGTCATGGCTAAAGCTGACATCAAACCAAAATCTATACATCATGCCAAAAAATGGTCAGATGATGTAGAGAACTTATACAGATTTCAGCAAGCTGGATACAGAGATGAGTTTGAATACAAACAAGTAAAACAAGTTGACATG GTCGAGTGTTGGCCAGAAACGGGGTTTGTTAAGAAACTTCAGAGAAGGGACAATACGTTCTATTATTATGATAAGCAAAGAGAATGCGAAGACGAAGAAGTCCATAAAGTGAAAGTTTATGTATATTAG
- the MEIG1 gene encoding meiosis expressed gene 1 protein homolog isoform X2 translates to MAKADIKPKSIHHAKKWSDDVENLYRFQQAGYRDEFEYKQVKQVDMVECWPETGFVKKLQRRDNTFYYYDKQRECEDEEVHKVKVYVY, encoded by the exons ATGGCTAAAGCTGACATCAAACCAAAATCTATACATCATGCCAAAAAATGGTCAGATGATGTAGAGAACTTATACAGATTTCAGCAAGCTGGATACAGAGATGAGTTTGAATACAAACAAGTAAAACAAGTTGACATG GTCGAGTGTTGGCCAGAAACGGGGTTTGTTAAGAAACTTCAGAGAAGGGACAATACGTTCTATTATTATGATAAGCAAAGAGAATGCGAAGACGAAGAAGTCCATAAAGTGAAAGTTTATGTATATTAG